Proteins encoded in a region of the Pelmatolapia mariae isolate MD_Pm_ZW linkage group LG16_19, Pm_UMD_F_2, whole genome shotgun sequence genome:
- the nifk gene encoding MKI67 FHA domain-interacting nucleolar phosphoprotein: protein MSESGAEAAPAAAKELLALNPAQESDFRKKVQEVKKKKSGKANRLTPGVIYVSHLPRNLVEPQLKSYFGQFGKILRLRLSRSKKTGNSKGYAFIEFDCDEVAKIVAETMNNYLMGERLIKCQVFPPEKVHEKLFVGSERGFKKPTYPAVTRYNKKHTEEEIAKMTGKLLRKESRLRKRIAAYGIEYEFPGFAAQVPKKKSSSDAGNVSSCTDDSTPVCTPSFLERRKSTAAENDADDEIIIKMPAVDKEEDSEEEEEEEEEEEEGSDEEEEEESEEDSEEEAE from the exons ATGAGTGAAAGTGGCGCCGAAGCGGCTCCTGCTGCGGCCAAAGAGCTGCTGGCGCTGAATCCTGCACAGGAGTCCGACTTCAGAAAGAAGGTTCAggaggtgaagaagaagaaatcaggCAAG GCAAACCGTCTGACCCCAGGAGTGATTTATGTCAGCCACCTGCCCCGAAACCTGGTGGAGCCTCAGCTCAAATCTTACTTCGGTCAGTTTGGGAAGATCCTGCGGCTGCGGCTGTCCCGCAGTAAGAAG ACTGGTAACAGCAAAGGTTACGCTTTCATCGAGTTTGACTGCGATGAAGTGGCGAAGATCGTTGCAGAGACGATGAATAATTACCTGATGGGAGAGAGACTCATCAAAT gTCAGGTGTTTCCTCCCGAGAAGGTGCACGAGAAGCTGTTTGTTGGCTCGGAGCGAGGGTTCAAAAAGCCGACGTATCCCGCGGTAACGCGTTACAACAAGAAGCACACAGAGGAGGAAATTGCAAAAATGACCGGCAAGCTGCTGCGCAAAGAGTCGAGGCTCCGAAAGAGGATCGCAGCATACGGCATCGAGTATGAATTCCCTGGATTT GCGGCTCAGGTTCCTAAGAAGAAGTCCTCCTCCGATGCCGGGAACGTGTCTTCGTGCACTGAC GACAGCACACCTGTCTGCACACCCTCTTTCCTCGAGAGAAGGAAGTCCACGGCGGCGGAAAATGATGCTGATGATGAGATCATCATCAAGATGCCAGCTGTAGACAAAGAGGAAGActctgaggaggaagaagaggaggaggaagaggaagaagaagggagtgacgaggaggaggaagaggaaagcGAGGAGGACTCTGAGGAGGAGGCTGAGTGA